A region from the Negativicoccus succinicivorans genome encodes:
- a CDS encoding alanine/glycine:cation symporter family protein — protein sequence MAELLGLWSQFVASVNEILWGSVLMYALVGVGLFFTVYLGAPQFRRFGPAVRQVFGRLYKEQHTDRDGRTISSFQALAVAISAQVGTGNVAGVATAIMAGGPGAIFWMWLSALFGMGTIFAEAILAQKYRVEVAGKFIGGPAFYISRGLAPVIGKGWAKFLAGFFAVSIIIALGFIGIMVQSNSIAGAVNNAFGLDPLMIGVVIAVFAGLIFIGGIHRIAHFAQLIVPLMAVIYILCALVILFLYAGEILPMLKHIVVGAFNPQALGGGLLGVTMKEAIRFGVARGLFSNEAGMGSTPHAHATALVAHPVLQGFTAFIGVFVDTMLICTSTALIILLTGADQLGLNGALVTQEAFHTAFGEVGPMIIATCLTFFAFTTVIGWYYFGESNIRFLFRSPAALNVYRVLVLAFIVLGTLGKVELVWDMSDMFNGIMVLPNLIALILLHKEIKAVLRDYDEKRQDGLPLYDYDNV from the coding sequence ATGGCTGAACTTTTGGGACTGTGGTCCCAATTCGTGGCATCCGTCAATGAAATTTTGTGGGGTTCCGTACTGATGTACGCGTTGGTCGGCGTCGGTCTGTTTTTTACCGTGTATCTCGGCGCGCCGCAGTTCCGTCGTTTCGGTCCGGCCGTGCGGCAGGTATTCGGTCGCTTGTATAAAGAGCAGCATACCGATCGCGACGGTCGTACTATCTCCTCTTTCCAAGCGCTGGCGGTGGCTATTTCCGCCCAGGTCGGCACGGGCAACGTCGCCGGTGTCGCGACCGCGATTATGGCGGGCGGTCCGGGCGCGATTTTTTGGATGTGGCTGTCCGCGCTGTTCGGCATGGGCACGATCTTTGCCGAAGCGATTTTGGCGCAAAAGTATCGCGTGGAAGTGGCGGGTAAATTTATCGGCGGACCCGCGTTTTACATCTCGCGCGGTTTGGCGCCTGTCATCGGCAAAGGCTGGGCGAAATTTCTCGCCGGCTTCTTCGCCGTTTCGATTATCATCGCGCTAGGCTTTATCGGCATCATGGTGCAGTCCAATTCGATCGCGGGCGCCGTCAACAACGCTTTCGGTCTGGACCCGCTGATGATCGGCGTCGTGATCGCGGTCTTCGCAGGCTTAATCTTCATCGGCGGCATTCATCGGATCGCGCATTTCGCGCAGCTCATCGTACCGCTGATGGCGGTGATTTACATTTTGTGCGCGCTGGTGATTCTGTTCCTCTATGCGGGAGAAATCTTGCCGATGCTTAAGCATATCGTTGTGGGCGCATTCAACCCGCAGGCGCTTGGCGGCGGTCTCTTGGGCGTCACGATGAAAGAAGCGATTCGCTTCGGCGTCGCCCGCGGCCTCTTTTCGAACGAAGCCGGCATGGGCTCTACGCCGCACGCGCACGCGACCGCGCTCGTCGCGCATCCGGTGTTGCAAGGCTTTACCGCGTTCATCGGCGTCTTTGTCGACACCATGCTGATCTGCACTTCGACCGCGCTGATTATTCTTTTAACCGGCGCGGATCAACTCGGCCTCAACGGCGCGCTCGTCACGCAGGAAGCATTTCACACCGCCTTCGGTGAAGTCGGTCCGATGATCATCGCGACTTGCCTCACGTTCTTCGCCTTCACTACGGTCATCGGCTGGTACTACTTCGGCGAGTCGAATATCCGCTTCCTTTTCCGCTCGCCCGCGGCTCTGAATGTTTATCGCGTGCTCGTGCTCGCCTTTATCGTGCTCGGCACACTGGGCAAGGTCGAACTCGTTTGGGATATGAGTGATATGTTCAACGGCATCATGGTGCTCCCGAACTTGATCGCGCTGATTCTCTTGCATAAGGAAATCAAAGCCGTGTTGCGCGATTATGATGAAAAACGCCAAGACGGTCTGCCGCTGTACGATTACGACAATGTGTAA
- a CDS encoding MBL fold metallo-hydrolase, which produces MNIYLLAHSGVALETDDRVLVFDPWQDPARHLERLARTKKTLYFFVTHAHGDHFAPRYGKEYGERAARFVLEKDCRDAAYPAAKTEYVSAGDTLTLSDMTIRVYGSTDAGASYHVSWSELSVFHAGDLNWWHWTGDTDAANRDMRALFFRELAPAVEHGADIVFFPVDDRQGPAQEWGVIEYLQKQTPARLLVPIHRNGAPWQPSLYFSWRFADVAVWTGLNDGDVRKGV; this is translated from the coding sequence ATGAATATTTATTTATTGGCCCACAGCGGCGTCGCGCTGGAAACGGACGATCGCGTGTTGGTGTTTGATCCCTGGCAGGATCCCGCAAGGCATTTGGAAAGGTTGGCCCGGACGAAAAAAACCTTGTATTTTTTTGTCACGCATGCGCACGGCGATCATTTCGCGCCGCGCTACGGGAAAGAATACGGCGAACGCGCGGCCCGTTTCGTGCTGGAAAAAGATTGCCGCGATGCGGCGTATCCCGCGGCCAAGACGGAGTATGTCAGCGCGGGCGATACGCTGACGCTTTCTGATATGACGATCCGCGTGTACGGCTCGACGGACGCGGGCGCGTCGTACCATGTGAGTTGGTCGGAGTTGAGCGTGTTTCACGCGGGCGATTTGAACTGGTGGCACTGGACCGGCGATACGGACGCGGCGAATCGGGACATGCGCGCGCTTTTCTTCCGGGAACTTGCGCCCGCGGTCGAACATGGCGCGGATATCGTTTTCTTTCCGGTGGATGATCGCCAAGGTCCGGCGCAGGAATGGGGCGTTATTGAATATTTGCAAAAGCAGACGCCGGCGCGTTTATTGGTGCCGATCCATCGCAACGGCGCGCCGTGGCAGCCGTCGCTGTATTTTTCCTGGCGTTTCGCCGATGTCGCGGTCTGGACGGGTCTTAACGACGGCGATGTGCGTAAAGGAGTGTAA
- a CDS encoding alanine/glycine:cation symporter family protein: MMTEHFLSDLLMYWSQFVDSVNEVLWGSVLMYGLVAVGLFFTLYLGAPQFIRFGPAVRQVFGKLYKYQHTDRDGKSISSFQALAVAISAQVGTGNVAGVATAIMAGGPGAIFWMWLSALLGMSTIFAEAVLAQKYRVEVAGKFIGGPAFYISRGLQSYIGRTNAKIFAGIFAVIVVISVGFIGSMVQSNSIATAVNNAFGISPLVCGVLIALFAGAIFIGGIHRIARFAQLIVPIMAAAYILCAVVILFLFAEHILPMIQHIFIGAFNPQALGGGLLGVTMKEAVRFGVARGLFSNEAGMGTTPHAHATALVAHPVLQGFTAYIGVFVDTILVCTSTALIILLTGADQLGLDGAMVTQEAFHIAFGAIGPKIIAICLTFFAFTTVIGWYYFGESNVRYLFKSNAVLYTYRALVLVFIVLGTLGTVDLIWSMIDMFNGIMVLPNLIALIIMHKEVKGILRDYDKKRQDGIPLYDYDSVA, translated from the coding sequence ATGATGACAGAACACTTTTTATCCGATCTTCTCATGTATTGGTCCCAATTCGTTGATTCCGTCAACGAGGTACTGTGGGGCTCCGTTCTCATGTACGGCTTAGTGGCCGTGGGATTATTTTTTACGCTGTATCTCGGCGCGCCGCAATTTATCCGTTTCGGGCCGGCGGTGCGTCAGGTCTTCGGTAAGTTGTATAAATATCAACATACCGATCGCGACGGAAAATCGATCTCCTCGTTCCAAGCGCTGGCCGTCGCGATTTCCGCGCAAGTCGGCACCGGTAACGTCGCGGGCGTAGCGACCGCCATCATGGCGGGCGGTCCCGGCGCCATTTTCTGGATGTGGCTGTCGGCGCTCTTGGGCATGAGCACCATTTTCGCCGAAGCGGTTTTGGCGCAAAAGTATCGCGTGGAAGTCGCCGGCAAATTTATCGGCGGTCCGGCATTTTACATCTCGCGCGGCCTGCAAAGCTACATCGGCCGAACGAACGCCAAAATATTCGCCGGCATCTTCGCGGTCATTGTTGTTATCTCCGTCGGCTTTATCGGCAGCATGGTGCAGTCCAACTCGATTGCCACCGCCGTGAACAACGCGTTCGGTATTTCGCCGCTCGTGTGCGGCGTGCTCATCGCTCTGTTCGCGGGCGCGATTTTCATCGGCGGCATTCATCGGATCGCGCGTTTCGCGCAACTAATCGTACCGATAATGGCCGCAGCGTACATCCTCTGCGCGGTCGTCATCCTATTCCTGTTTGCCGAGCATATTCTGCCGATGATTCAACACATCTTCATCGGCGCGTTTAATCCGCAGGCATTGGGCGGCGGTTTACTCGGCGTCACCATGAAAGAAGCCGTTCGCTTCGGTGTCGCCCGCGGCCTCTTTTCGAACGAAGCCGGCATGGGCACGACGCCGCACGCGCACGCGACGGCGCTGGTCGCTCACCCGGTGCTGCAAGGCTTCACCGCATACATCGGCGTCTTCGTGGACACCATCCTGGTGTGCACCTCGACCGCGTTAATTATTTTGCTTACGGGCGCTGATCAGCTCGGTTTAGACGGCGCGATGGTCACGCAAGAAGCATTTCACATCGCGTTCGGCGCCATCGGACCGAAAATCATCGCGATCTGCCTCACATTCTTCGCCTTTACGACCGTCATCGGCTGGTATTATTTCGGCGAATCGAACGTCCGCTATTTATTTAAATCAAACGCCGTTCTTTACACGTATCGGGCGCTGGTCCTGGTTTTCATCGTGCTCGGCACGCTCGGCACGGTCGACCTGATCTGGAGCATGATTGACATGTTCAACGGCATTATGGTCCTTCCGAACTTAATCGCCCTCATCATCATGCACAAAGAAGTCAAAGGCATCTTGCGCGATTACGATAAAAAACGCCAGGACGGCATCCCTCTCTACGATTATGACAGCGTCGCATAA
- the mscL gene encoding large-conductance mechanosensitive channel protein MscL, whose protein sequence is MWNDFKAFIMRGNVIDMAVGIIIGGAFGKIVSSFVNDIVMPPIGVLLAGVDFKGLYMSLSKTHYASLADAEAAGAPVIKYGLFINNCIDFLIIAAVIFLVLRALMKFKKPEAVEETEKECPFCKTKIAISATRCPHCTSQLNEPAEAR, encoded by the coding sequence ATGTGGAATGATTTTAAAGCGTTTATCATGCGCGGCAATGTTATCGACATGGCCGTCGGTATCATTATCGGCGGCGCATTCGGTAAAATCGTCAGTTCGTTCGTCAACGACATTGTGATGCCGCCGATCGGAGTGCTTTTGGCCGGCGTCGACTTCAAGGGCCTGTATATGAGCTTGTCGAAGACCCATTACGCATCGCTCGCGGACGCGGAAGCCGCCGGCGCGCCGGTGATCAAGTACGGCCTTTTTATCAATAACTGCATTGATTTTCTGATTATCGCGGCAGTCATTTTCCTGGTTTTGCGCGCGTTGATGAAATTCAAAAAACCGGAAGCGGTCGAAGAAACGGAAAAAGAATGTCCGTTCTGCAAAACGAAGATTGCGATTTCCGCGACTCGTTGCCCGCACTGCACATCGCAGCTGAATGAACCGGCAGAGGCGCGTTAA
- a CDS encoding DUF445 family protein, whose translation MRTWQLAQRFLWGSVLFFAAAFALFAWTRQWWSEWLYYIAQAALIGSVADWFAVMALFTKPLGIPFHTALIPRQREKLIRGLRQLLEEKLLRRELWESELNQWQPTDYLAQWWRDPEHRRAFWECARRQVEQRLPQPQPEEWARTLAAWTRQVLGTVPMAATALAEVSQEDAENVVWQPLRKRLLQAVATPAFTVRLAGELRRLARAETEGVTKWVRIVGEATGMVDYDALAQTLQTLLQEKLRKQDTIPQAVLRYWSQWQTEWQTPAHANDLLLWQRQAAALLPLEKWWEVIGDDFAEKYLTPSAYGSRFSQVVADAVLHGIDRFFADAEQRARLDRALRGYFAEWLAREHGRLGEVAEQVLSVYDEKMLNHFIFTKVADELAKIRINGAYVGAVIGALAWLALIGYGAFLEYL comes from the coding sequence ATGCGTACATGGCAACTGGCCCAACGTTTTTTGTGGGGGAGCGTCCTCTTTTTCGCCGCGGCGTTTGCCTTATTCGCCTGGACGCGGCAATGGTGGAGCGAATGGCTTTACTATATCGCGCAAGCGGCGCTGATTGGCAGCGTCGCCGATTGGTTCGCGGTCATGGCGCTTTTCACGAAACCGCTCGGCATACCGTTTCACACGGCGCTGATCCCGCGGCAGCGGGAAAAATTAATTCGCGGCTTGCGGCAATTGCTGGAAGAAAAATTGCTGCGTCGTGAACTTTGGGAATCAGAACTCAATCAATGGCAACCGACTGACTATCTCGCGCAGTGGTGGCGCGATCCGGAACATCGCCGCGCCTTTTGGGAGTGCGCGCGACGGCAAGTCGAGCAGCGTTTGCCGCAGCCGCAACCGGAGGAGTGGGCGCGCACGCTGGCCGCCTGGACGCGGCAGGTGCTCGGGACGGTGCCGATGGCCGCCACGGCGCTCGCGGAAGTATCGCAAGAGGACGCCGAAAATGTGGTTTGGCAACCCTTGCGCAAGCGTCTGTTGCAGGCCGTTGCGACACCCGCTTTTACCGTGCGGCTGGCCGGCGAATTGCGTCGGCTGGCGCGCGCAGAAACAGAGGGCGTGACGAAGTGGGTGCGCATCGTCGGCGAAGCGACGGGCATGGTCGATTACGACGCGCTGGCGCAAACCTTGCAGACATTACTGCAGGAGAAATTGAGAAAACAAGACACCATACCGCAAGCAGTCTTGCGCTATTGGTCGCAGTGGCAAACCGAATGGCAAACGCCGGCGCACGCGAACGATTTACTGTTGTGGCAGCGCCAGGCGGCGGCGCTGCTGCCACTCGAGAAGTGGTGGGAAGTCATCGGGGACGATTTCGCCGAAAAATATCTCACGCCGAGCGCGTACGGATCACGCTTTTCACAAGTGGTGGCGGATGCGGTTTTGCACGGCATCGACCGTTTCTTTGCCGACGCGGAGCAGCGAGCCCGACTCGATCGAGCGCTGCGCGGGTATTTCGCGGAATGGCTGGCGCGCGAACACGGCCGTCTCGGCGAGGTGGCGGAACAGGTGCTCAGCGTTTACGACGAGAAGATGCTGAATCATTTTATTTTCACTAAAGTGGCCGATGAATTGGCGAAGATACGCATCAACGGAGCGTACGTCGGCGCGGTGATCGGCGCGCTGGCATGGCTGGCGCTGATCGGTTACGGCGCGTTTTTAGAATATTTATAA
- a CDS encoding formate/nitrite transporter family protein produces the protein MRVSQFNENVAGACGKKAALIDKSPARYLVRSAFAGGFLTLTSLAGFAMGDVLNTLHPTLGRFVFPFVFCWGLIYILFLNGELITSNMMYLTAGLYRQWIAPRKALKMVILCTVGNIVGAYFVAWLASYTSALQGYDAMGMAATMVEGKLAKSGMEIIFAGTLANLLVNIAILSWLLIENQASRMATVMSAIVMFVYLGFEHVVANFGSFALLHFSPATTAGFTFGNILRQWGLAYLGNYIGGGLLIGLVYAWLNRGADEYVD, from the coding sequence ATGCGCGTCAGTCAATTCAATGAAAATGTCGCCGGAGCTTGCGGGAAAAAAGCGGCCCTTATCGATAAGAGTCCGGCCAGGTACCTGGTTCGATCCGCGTTTGCCGGGGGATTTTTAACGTTGACTTCCTTGGCGGGTTTTGCCATGGGCGATGTGTTGAATACGCTCCATCCCACCTTGGGAAGATTTGTTTTCCCCTTTGTTTTTTGTTGGGGACTGATTTATATTTTGTTTCTAAACGGAGAGCTTATCACCTCCAATATGATGTACTTAACCGCAGGACTCTATCGTCAATGGATCGCGCCTCGCAAGGCGCTTAAAATGGTCATTTTGTGTACCGTGGGAAACATTGTCGGCGCGTATTTTGTCGCGTGGCTCGCTTCCTACACGTCGGCGCTGCAAGGGTACGACGCGATGGGCATGGCGGCGACCATGGTCGAAGGAAAACTCGCGAAATCCGGCATGGAAATCATCTTCGCGGGAACCTTGGCCAATCTCCTTGTCAATATCGCCATTCTGTCATGGCTATTGATTGAGAACCAGGCGTCACGCATGGCGACCGTCATGTCGGCTATCGTCATGTTCGTGTACCTGGGGTTTGAACACGTCGTCGCCAACTTCGGTTCGTTCGCGCTGCTGCACTTTTCGCCCGCCACGACCGCGGGATTTACCTTCGGCAATATTTTGCGACAGTGGGGACTGGCCTACCTAGGAAACTATATCGGCGGCGGACTGCTGATCGGACTCGTCTACGCTTGGCTCAATCGCGGCGCGGATGAATATGTGGATTAA
- a CDS encoding NAD(P)-dependent alcohol dehydrogenase, with the protein MKGFAMLAPNEVGFTEKDRPALCAKDALVRPLAVSPCTSDIHTVYEGALGDRHDMILGHEAVGVIVEVGAEVKDFKPGDRVIVPAITPDWGAERSQAGFPMHSGGMLAGWKFSNFKDGVFADVFHVNDADANLALLPDWLAPEHAVMLCDMATTGLHGAELADIGFGHSVVVIGIGAVGLMAVQGAALRGAGHIYAVGSRPISVKVAQAFGANTIVNYKEGPIAEQILKLTNGAGVDRVIIAGGTTKTLGQAIEMVKPGGIVSTVNYYSGADYLEIPREAWGAGMAHKQIRGGLTPGGRLRMEQLLDMVESGRLRIAELVTHVFRGMEHLPEALELMHDKPKDLIKPVVLIDEADK; encoded by the coding sequence ATGAAAGGTTTTGCAATGCTTGCCCCGAACGAAGTCGGCTTTACCGAAAAAGATCGTCCCGCGCTCTGCGCCAAAGACGCGTTGGTACGGCCGTTGGCGGTATCGCCTTGCACATCGGATATTCACACCGTTTACGAAGGCGCTCTGGGGGATCGCCATGACATGATTTTAGGCCACGAAGCGGTCGGCGTGATCGTCGAAGTCGGCGCGGAGGTCAAAGATTTTAAGCCGGGCGACCGCGTCATCGTGCCCGCGATTACTCCGGACTGGGGCGCGGAGCGCTCGCAGGCGGGATTCCCGATGCACTCGGGCGGGATGCTCGCCGGCTGGAAATTCTCCAACTTTAAAGACGGCGTTTTCGCCGACGTTTTCCACGTGAACGACGCGGACGCCAACCTCGCTCTCTTGCCGGATTGGCTCGCTCCGGAACACGCCGTCATGCTCTGCGACATGGCCACCACCGGTTTGCACGGCGCGGAACTCGCCGATATCGGTTTCGGTCATTCCGTCGTCGTCATCGGCATCGGTGCCGTCGGTTTGATGGCCGTGCAGGGTGCCGCGTTGCGCGGTGCCGGTCACATCTACGCCGTCGGTTCGCGACCCATTTCGGTCAAAGTGGCGCAAGCGTTCGGCGCCAACACCATCGTGAACTATAAAGAAGGCCCGATCGCCGAACAGATCCTCAAACTGACGAACGGCGCGGGCGTCGATCGCGTCATCATCGCGGGCGGCACAACGAAAACGCTCGGCCAGGCGATTGAAATGGTCAAACCGGGCGGCATCGTCAGCACCGTCAACTACTACAGCGGCGCTGATTATCTCGAAATCCCGCGTGAAGCGTGGGGCGCCGGCATGGCGCACAAACAGATCCGCGGCGGTCTGACGCCGGGCGGTCGTCTGCGCATGGAACAGCTGCTGGACATGGTCGAATCGGGACGCTTACGCATCGCCGAACTCGTCACTCATGTGTTCCGCGGCATGGAACATTTACCGGAAGCGCTTGAGTTGATGCACGACAAGCCGAAAGACCTGATTAAACCGGTCGTTTTAATCGACGAAGCTGATAAATAA
- a CDS encoding DUF445 family protein, with amino-acid sequence MTRRRMATGVLLLCAVIVLSCYPARFTFWGGFGVHTALAALVGGLADWYAVTALFRRPLGIPWQTEWLPRSREKIMTMAGTMVKDELLTPRHLYRALKTHSPLPYLITLWERDTERFVRALTTLFETLPDGLSTDLLQYEWEPQRLRILTAQWPADVAAEALLLWQKEDNASGRERLAQWLQSRVNAASTAEFLTAQYKQFMTLLAAEHPVRAKLWREALRTQGETPSTVGVFLQERLARAAADLARPTTMIGAAFDDMVTMAVARLQNDRRLRRQITDAVAPLLATNIPMDSQVLFDLIVTPKRRHAFAQTLATLAVRWLTAARQDPVRIRKLERLLFVTLAKMLPLVQPYFGTWAQAALAPYSARELSDLIEAKVSDDLQMIRLNGTLIGGVLGAVFYVLGHAMLGGGF; translated from the coding sequence ATGACGCGTCGAAGGATGGCGACGGGCGTGCTTCTGTTGTGCGCTGTCATCGTGCTTTCCTGCTACCCCGCGCGGTTTACGTTTTGGGGCGGTTTTGGCGTGCATACGGCACTGGCGGCATTGGTGGGCGGTCTGGCGGATTGGTACGCCGTGACCGCTCTTTTTCGTCGTCCTCTGGGGATTCCGTGGCAAACAGAGTGGTTGCCGCGCAGTCGGGAAAAAATCATGACGATGGCGGGCACGATGGTTAAAGATGAATTGTTGACACCGCGTCATCTCTATCGGGCGTTGAAAACGCATTCTCCGTTGCCGTACCTGATCACTCTTTGGGAACGCGATACGGAACGCTTTGTTCGGGCGCTTACAACGCTTTTTGAAACCCTTCCCGACGGCCTTTCGACGGATCTCTTGCAGTATGAATGGGAGCCGCAGCGCTTGCGGATTTTGACCGCGCAATGGCCGGCGGATGTCGCGGCGGAAGCGTTATTGCTCTGGCAAAAAGAAGACAATGCAAGCGGTCGCGAACGATTGGCGCAATGGCTGCAGTCCCGCGTTAACGCGGCGTCGACGGCGGAATTTTTGACTGCGCAATACAAGCAATTCATGACGCTTTTGGCGGCGGAACATCCCGTACGCGCGAAACTTTGGCGGGAAGCGCTGCGCACGCAGGGGGAAACGCCGAGCACGGTCGGCGTCTTTTTACAGGAGCGACTGGCCCGCGCCGCGGCGGATTTGGCGCGGCCGACGACGATGATCGGCGCGGCGTTTGACGACATGGTGACGATGGCGGTCGCGCGCCTGCAAAACGATCGGCGTTTGCGTCGGCAAATCACGGACGCGGTCGCGCCGCTTTTGGCGACAAACATACCGATGGACAGTCAGGTTTTATTTGATCTGATCGTTACGCCGAAGCGTCGTCACGCGTTTGCGCAGACGCTCGCGACATTGGCGGTGCGCTGGCTCACCGCGGCGCGGCAGGATCCGGTGCGGATTCGTAAGTTGGAACGACTGCTCTTTGTGACGCTTGCCAAAATGTTGCCGCTGGTGCAGCCGTATTTCGGAACATGGGCGCAGGCGGCGTTAGCGCCGTACAGCGCGCGCGAACTCTCCGACTTGATCGAAGCCAAAGTCAGTGACGATTTGCAGATGATCCGCCTCAACGGCACGTTGATCGGCGGCGTGTTGGGAGCGGTTTTTTATGTGCTCGGGCACGCGATGTTGGGAGGCGGTTTCTGA
- a CDS encoding cysteine hydrolase family protein, translating to MGKALIVIDMLEDFIAPDGKLTCGPAGQAIVPALRAEIAAARKAGTPVIYLCDNHREDDPEFQMFPPHCVAGTPGAEIIAELAPQADDIVLPKRRYSGFFGTSLDLCLRERGVTELTLSGVCTNICVFFTAADARNFGYEVRVPSHLVASFDAEAHAFALSQMESVLGCRVE from the coding sequence ATGGGGAAAGCACTGATTGTGATTGATATGCTCGAAGATTTTATCGCGCCGGACGGAAAATTGACTTGCGGGCCGGCGGGACAGGCGATTGTGCCGGCGTTGCGAGCGGAAATCGCGGCGGCACGTAAAGCGGGCACTCCCGTCATTTATTTGTGCGACAATCACCGGGAAGATGATCCGGAGTTTCAAATGTTTCCGCCGCATTGCGTGGCGGGTACGCCGGGCGCGGAAATCATCGCGGAGCTCGCGCCGCAGGCCGACGATATCGTCTTACCGAAACGTCGTTACAGCGGCTTTTTCGGCACGAGTTTGGATCTTTGCCTGCGGGAACGCGGCGTGACCGAACTCACGTTGAGCGGCGTCTGCACCAATATCTGCGTCTTTTTCACCGCCGCTGACGCGCGTAACTTCGGCTATGAGGTGCGCGTGCCGAGCCATTTGGTCGCAAGCTTTGACGCGGAGGCGCACGCCTTTGCGCTTTCTCAAATGGAATCCGTTTTGGGTTGCCGTGTAGAATAA